In a single window of the Solea solea chromosome 14, fSolSol10.1, whole genome shotgun sequence genome:
- the nox1 gene encoding NADPH oxidase 1 codes for MANKIINNGLSAFILVIWMAINIFLFVWFYLFYDLGDQFFYTRHLLGSALAWARAPAAVLNFNCMLVLLPVCRNLLSLIRGSFMCCGRTIRKQLDKNLSFHKLVAYMIALMTAVHVIAHLLNVEWYNNSRLGVYDKLSTALSDLEDTENTTYLNPIRKTDIDPQQIPTYLVFTTIAGLTGVIITLALIIIITSSMEVIRRSYFEVFWYTHHLFIIFFAGLVFHGAGRIVRSQQTTDPPHNFTFCKDRTDDWGRIPECPIPQFAGGFPQTWMWVIAPMVLYLCERLLRFIRYMQAVRYRKIVMRPSKVLELQLVKSGFKMEVGQYVFLNCPAISQLEWHPFTMTSAPEEDFLSVHIRSAGDWTDKLIDIMQKLPEGAQGPKMGVDGPFGTASEDVFDYEVSMLVGAGIGVTPFASILKSIWYKFKDSNPKLRTRKIYFYWLCRETHAFEWFADLLQVLEKEMEERGMDHFLTYKLYLTGWDQSTANHVKVWVDDDTDVVTGLKQKTHYGRPIWDKEFEQVRKENPTSVVGTFLCGPQVLGKVLEKKCAKYSDVDPRKTKFYFNKENF; via the exons ATGGCGAATAAGATCATCAACAATGGACTGTCAGCCTTCATCCTG GTGATCTGGATGGCCATCAAcatcttcctctttgtctggTTTTATCTCTTCTACGATCTGGGGGATCAGTTTTTCTACACGCGTCATCTGTTAGGG TCGGCCTTGGCCTGGGCCAGAGCTCCTGCTGCTGTGCTCAACTTTAACTGCATGCTAGTgctgcttcctgtgtgcaggaacCTGCTGTCTCTGATCCGAGGCTCCTTCATG TGCTGCGGCAGAACAATAAGGAAGCAACTGGACAAAAATCTGTCGTTCCACAAGCTTGTCGCGTACATGATCGCACTGATGACAG CCGTTCACGTGATTGCACATTTGCTGAATGTGGAGTGGTACAACAACAGCAGACTAGGAGTTTACGACAAACTCAGCACTGCTCTGTCGGACCTGGAGGACACGGAAAACACCACCTACCTGAACCCGATCCGCAAAACAGACATC GATCCGCAGCAGATTCCCACCTACCTTGTCTTCACCACCATCGCTGGCCTCACGGGAGTCATCATCACTCTggccctcatcatcatcatcacctcctcCATGGAGGTCATCAGGCGCAGCTATTTCGAGGTCTTCTGGTACACGCATcacctcttcatcatcttcttcgCTGGTCTCGTCTTTCATGGAGCTgg ACGCATTGTGAGGAGTCAGCAAACAACAGACCCACCACACAACTTCACCTTCTGTAAAGACCGCACTGATGACTGGGGACGGATTCCCGAGTGTCCGATTCCTCAGTTTGCTGGAGGTTTTCCACAG acgTGGATGTGGGTGATCGCTCCAATGGTCCTGTATCTCTGTGAACGTCTGCTGCGTTTCATTCGTTACATGCAAGCCGTCAGATACAGGAAG ATCGTGATGAGACCGTCCAAAgtgctggagctgcagctggTGAAGAGCGGTTTCAAAATGGAGGTGGGCCAGTACGTCTTCCTCAACTGCCCGGCTATTTCTCAGCTGGAGTGGCACCCGTTCACCATGACCTCCGCTCCTGAGGAAGACTTCCTCAGCGTCCACATCCGCTCGGCCGGAGACTGGACCGACAAACTCATCGACATCATGCAGAAGCTGCCGGAGGGAGCGCAAGGACCAAA AATGGGCGTGGACGGACCCTTCGGCACAGCCAGCGAGGACGTCTTTGACTACGAGGTCAGCATGCTGGTCGGTGCCGGCATCGGCGTCACTCCCTTTGCCTCCATCCTCAAATCCATCTGGTACAAGTTCAAAGACTCCAACCCTAAACTGCGGACTAGAAAG ATTTACTTTTATTGGCTCTGCCGGGAAACGCACGCCTTCGAGTGGTTCGCCGACCTCCTGCAGGTGCTCgagaaagagatggaggagCGAGGAATGGACCACTTCCTCACCTACAAACTCTACCTGACCGGATGGGACCAAAGCACC GCGAATCACGTGAAGGTTTGGGTGGATGACGACACAGACGTGGTCACCGGGCTCAAGCAGAAGACTCACTATGGCAGACCCATCTGGGACAAGGAGTTTGAACAAGTTCGCAAAGAGAATCCAAC gtctgtggtgggaacCTTCCTGTGTGGCCCTCAAGTTCTAGGAAAGGTCTTGGAGAAGAAATGTGCCAAGTACTCCGACGTGGATCCCCGGAAGACCAAATTTTACTTCAACAAGGAGAACTtctga
- the cstf2 gene encoding cleavage stimulation factor subunit 2 isoform X1, giving the protein MANVAAASIAAAAAAAAANRDPAVDRSLRSVFVGNIPYEATEEQLKDIFSEVGLVVSFRLVYDRETGKPKGYGFCEYQDQETALSAMRNLNGREFSGRALRVDNAASEKNKEELKSLGTGAPVIESPYGDCIQPEEAPESISRAVASLPPEQMFELMKQMKLCVQNSPQEARNMLLQNPQLAYALLQAQVVMRIVDPEIALKMLHRQTTVQPLVPSGPGAVAPPVNPPSAQPSAPVSQPQPVPGLHVNGAPQMMQPPSMGVVPGPMPGPGPGPGPGPGPVGPPGNLQHSPTGSSGQAAIERPQGPGGIPPRGLLGDGPNDPRGGTLLSVTGEVIDPNRGYMAAPPQHQAPPVHMAPPMAGGPPPDMRGPPMDMRGPPMGEPRNMIGDPRGPPMMEPRGPPMETRGRDPRAMDARGPVTAQRVPMAPAMQGPVPHGMGPNAPPPARPGPGMAGVPPSGGGFSPGQSQVSSQDQEKAALIMQVLQLTPEQIAMLPPEQRQSILILKEQIQKTAGGAP; this is encoded by the exons ATGGCGAATGTAGCAGCCGCCTCCATCGCCGCTGcagccgccgctgccgccgcgaACAGAGACCCAGCCGTGGACCGCTCGCTACGATCCGTATTCG TGGGAAACATTCCGTACGAAGCTACTGAGGAACAGCTCAAAGATATCTTCTCTGAAGTGGGACTTGTTGTCAGCTTCAG GTTAGTGTATGACAGGGAGACAGGGAAGCCAAAGGGATATGGCTTCTGTGAATATCAAGACCAGGAGACGGCCCTCAGTGCCATGCGGAACCTGAACGGAAGAGAGTTCAGTGGCCGGGCTCTCCGTGTGGACAACGCAGCCAGCGAGAAAAACAAGGAAGAGCTCAAAA GTTTGGGAACAGGAGCCCCCGTAATCGAGTCTCCTTATGGAGATTGTATCCAGCCGGAGGAAGCTCCAGAGTCCATCAGCAGAGCTGTGGCCAGTCTCCCGCCAGAGCAGATGTTTGAACTTATGAAACAGATGAAG CTGTGTGTGCAGAACAGTCCCCAGGAGGCGAGGAACATGCTGCTGCAGAACCCTCAGCTGGCTTACGCCCTGCTGCAGGCCCAGGTGGTCATGCGGATTGTTGACCCTGAGATCGCTTTG AAAATGCTGCACCGTCAAACTACAGTTCAGCCTCTGGTTCCCAGTGGACCGGGCGCAGTGGCCCCACCAGTCAATCCACCTTCGGCACAGCCCAGTGCGCCAGTGTCACAGCCGCAGCCTGTG CCTGGTCTGCACGTCAACGGAGCCCCTCAAATGATGCAACCCCCAAGTATGGGTGTCGTCCCAGGACCAATGcctggaccaggaccaggacctggACCGGGACCAGGACCAGTTGGACCTCCAG GAAACCTTCAGCATTCTCCCACAGGATCATCTGGCCAAGCTGCCATCGAGCGTCCTCAAG GACCTGGTGGTATCCCGCCCAGAGGCCTGCTGGGTGATGGTCCCAATGACCCTAGAGGAGGAACCCTTCTGTCTGTCACTGGAGAGGTCATAGACCCCAA CCGAGGCTACATGGCCGCTCCACCACAACACCAGGCCCCCCCTGTACACATGGCCCCACCAATGGCAGGTGGACCACCGCCGGACATGAGAGGACCTCCAATGGACATGAGAGGCCCACCCATGGGTGAACCACGGAACATGATCGGTGACCCCAGAGGACCCCCGATGATGGAGCCACGGGGACCTCCAATGGAAACGAGAG GCCGTGACCCGAGGGCGATGGACGCTCGCGGGCCAGTGACTGCACAGAGGGTTCCCATGGCGCCAGCAATGCAAGGCCCCGTCCCTCATGGCATGGGCCCAAACGCTCCTCCACCTGCACGACCG gGTCCTGGTATGGCCGGTGTTCCCCCGTCAGGAGGCGGCTTCAGTCCGGGGCAGAGCCAGGTCTCCTCACAGGACCAGGAGAAG GCTGCCCTGATCATGCAAGTCCTGCAGCTGACCCCAGAACAGATCGCCATGTTGCCTCCAGAGCAGCGGCAGAGCATCCTCATCCTCAAAGAGCAGATTCAGAAGACGGCAGGAGGGGCACCGTGA
- the cstf2 gene encoding cleavage stimulation factor subunit 2 isoform X2, giving the protein MANVAAASIAAAAAAAAANRDPAVDRSLRSVFVGNIPYEATEEQLKDIFSEVGLVVSFRLVYDRETGKPKGYGFCEYQDQETALSAMRNLNGREFSGRALRVDNAASEKNKEELKSLGTGAPVIESPYGDCIQPEEAPESISRAVASLPPEQMFELMKQMKLCVQNSPQEARNMLLQNPQLAYALLQAQVVMRIVDPEIALKMLHRQTTVQPLVPSGPGAVAPPVNPPSAQPSAPVSQPQPVPGLHVNGAPQMMQPPSMGVVPGPMPGPGPGPGPGPGPVGPPGPGGIPPRGLLGDGPNDPRGGTLLSVTGEVIDPNRGYMAAPPQHQAPPVHMAPPMAGGPPPDMRGPPMDMRGPPMGEPRNMIGDPRGPPMMEPRGPPMETRGRDPRAMDARGPVTAQRVPMAPAMQGPVPHGMGPNAPPPARPGPGMAGVPPSGGGFSPGQSQVSSQDQEKAALIMQVLQLTPEQIAMLPPEQRQSILILKEQIQKTAGGAP; this is encoded by the exons ATGGCGAATGTAGCAGCCGCCTCCATCGCCGCTGcagccgccgctgccgccgcgaACAGAGACCCAGCCGTGGACCGCTCGCTACGATCCGTATTCG TGGGAAACATTCCGTACGAAGCTACTGAGGAACAGCTCAAAGATATCTTCTCTGAAGTGGGACTTGTTGTCAGCTTCAG GTTAGTGTATGACAGGGAGACAGGGAAGCCAAAGGGATATGGCTTCTGTGAATATCAAGACCAGGAGACGGCCCTCAGTGCCATGCGGAACCTGAACGGAAGAGAGTTCAGTGGCCGGGCTCTCCGTGTGGACAACGCAGCCAGCGAGAAAAACAAGGAAGAGCTCAAAA GTTTGGGAACAGGAGCCCCCGTAATCGAGTCTCCTTATGGAGATTGTATCCAGCCGGAGGAAGCTCCAGAGTCCATCAGCAGAGCTGTGGCCAGTCTCCCGCCAGAGCAGATGTTTGAACTTATGAAACAGATGAAG CTGTGTGTGCAGAACAGTCCCCAGGAGGCGAGGAACATGCTGCTGCAGAACCCTCAGCTGGCTTACGCCCTGCTGCAGGCCCAGGTGGTCATGCGGATTGTTGACCCTGAGATCGCTTTG AAAATGCTGCACCGTCAAACTACAGTTCAGCCTCTGGTTCCCAGTGGACCGGGCGCAGTGGCCCCACCAGTCAATCCACCTTCGGCACAGCCCAGTGCGCCAGTGTCACAGCCGCAGCCTGTG CCTGGTCTGCACGTCAACGGAGCCCCTCAAATGATGCAACCCCCAAGTATGGGTGTCGTCCCAGGACCAATGcctggaccaggaccaggacctggACCGGGACCAGGACCAGTTGGACCTCCAG GACCTGGTGGTATCCCGCCCAGAGGCCTGCTGGGTGATGGTCCCAATGACCCTAGAGGAGGAACCCTTCTGTCTGTCACTGGAGAGGTCATAGACCCCAA CCGAGGCTACATGGCCGCTCCACCACAACACCAGGCCCCCCCTGTACACATGGCCCCACCAATGGCAGGTGGACCACCGCCGGACATGAGAGGACCTCCAATGGACATGAGAGGCCCACCCATGGGTGAACCACGGAACATGATCGGTGACCCCAGAGGACCCCCGATGATGGAGCCACGGGGACCTCCAATGGAAACGAGAG GCCGTGACCCGAGGGCGATGGACGCTCGCGGGCCAGTGACTGCACAGAGGGTTCCCATGGCGCCAGCAATGCAAGGCCCCGTCCCTCATGGCATGGGCCCAAACGCTCCTCCACCTGCACGACCG gGTCCTGGTATGGCCGGTGTTCCCCCGTCAGGAGGCGGCTTCAGTCCGGGGCAGAGCCAGGTCTCCTCACAGGACCAGGAGAAG GCTGCCCTGATCATGCAAGTCCTGCAGCTGACCCCAGAACAGATCGCCATGTTGCCTCCAGAGCAGCGGCAGAGCATCCTCATCCTCAAAGAGCAGATTCAGAAGACGGCAGGAGGGGCACCGTGA